Proteins found in one Mangifera indica cultivar Alphonso chromosome 15, CATAS_Mindica_2.1, whole genome shotgun sequence genomic segment:
- the LOC123198311 gene encoding SUN domain-containing protein 3-like isoform X1 produces the protein MRRSCKAFLILARERKAFNYNLFILCCISLFFISCALSQKDRSEILDRKICLPDAGMGFMKVFLPGAECPSVDIGCYSADWNDTRVSGNQKRCEGDDVTLVKEHNLNLSGTVLVKDTPKNDRLVRDVPLGFDEFKNKAINPRGKPAVHQAGSIKYRVEPGGKEYNFASASKGAKLLAANKEAKGAPNILGKDMDKYLRNPCSAEEKFVVIELSEETLVDTIETANLEHHSSNLREFEVLGSLVYPTDSWMLLGNFTAKNIKQSQRFLLKEHKWVRYLKLNFLSHYGSEFYCTLNTVQVYGVDAVEHMLEDLVSVQGSFLSSEESADVPKAIPSQMSHSQTDGQYENLVKEGDITPGPDDSAPKLDASVNDVGDHVGDLRQHPMGKLPGDSAIKILMQKVRALDLNLSVLERYLEELNSRYRNIFTDFEKEIAAKNDLLRKMNTDVMNLGDKNNVIGKQVEDIMSWKSTVSLQIDILNRENAILRLKVERILENQEHMENKEILVLLISLVCTVFATFKLFADMTSVCRRKQDLWIFCQTNISWIFALLCSSSIGIILFL, from the exons ATGCGGAGATCATGTAAAGCTTTTCTTATTCTCGCCAGAGAACGGAAAGCTTTTAATTACAACTTGTTCATTCTTTGTTGCATTTCTCTGTTCTTCATTTCTTGTGCTCTTTCCCAGAAAG ACAGATCAGAGATCTTGGATCGTAAAATATGTCTGCCAGATGCCGGGATGGGATTCATGAAAGTGTTTCTTCCTGGAGCTGAATGTCCGTCTGTGGATATTGGTTGTTACTCTGCTGATTGGAACGACACGAGGGTCTCTGGCAATCAAAAGAGATGTGAAGGAGATGATGTTACATTAGTCAAAGAGCACAATCTTAATCTCAGTGGAACTGTGTTGGTAAAGGATACACCAAAGAATGATAGGTTGGTCCGTGATGTGCCACTTGGTTttgatgaatttaaaaataaagcgATTAATCCTAGGGGAAAGCCTGCTGTGCATCAAGCTGGAAGCATTAAATACAGAGTAGAGCCCGGTGGGAAGGAGTATAATTTTGCGTCTGCCTCTAAGGGGGCTAAGCTCTTGGCTGCAAACAAGGAAGCAAAGGGGGCACCTAACATCTTGGGCAAAGACATGGACAAATACCTTCGCAATCCTTGCTCAGCTGAGGAGAAATTTGTGGTCATAGAACTTTCTGAAGAAACTTTAGTAGATACCATTGAAACAGCAAATCTTGAGCATCATTCCTCCAACTTGAGGGAATTTGAGGTACTTGGTAGTTTGGTTTATCCAACTGATTCATGGATGTTGCTTGGGAATTTTACtgctaaaaacataaaacaatctCAGAGATTCCTTCTTAAAGAGCATAAGTGGGTGCGCTATCTGAAATTAAATTTCCTTAGCCACTATGGCTCAGAGTTTTACTGCACACTCAATACTGTGCAAGTATATGGAGTTGATGCTGTTGAGCACATGCTAGAGGATTTGGTCTCTGTTCAAGGCAGCTTCCTTTCATCGGAGGAATCAGCTGATGTACCAAAAGCAATTCCTTCACAGATGTCACATTCTCAAACTGATGGTCAGTATGAAAATCTTGTTAAGGAAGGTGACATCACACCTGGTCCTGATGACTCTGCACCAAAACTAGATGCTTCTGTAAATGATGTGGGTGATCATGTTGGAGACTTGCGGCAGCATCCCATGGGAAAATTGCCTGGGGATTCTGCTATCAAGATATTGATGCAAAAGGTGCGAGCATTGGATTTGAATTTGTCTGTCTTGGAGCGATACCTGGAAGAATTGAACTCAAGGTATCGAAACATCTTCACAGattttgagaaagaaattgCAGCAAAGAATGATCTACTAAGAAAGATGAACACAGATGTGATGAATCTTGGTGATAAGAACAACGTAATT GGGAAGCAAGTTGAAGATATCATGTCTTGGAAATCGACCGTTTCATTGCAAATAGATATATTAAACAGAGAAAATGCAATTTTGAG GTTGAAGGTGGAAAGAATATTGGAAAATCAGGAACACATGGAAAATAAGGAGATCCTTGTGCTTCTTATAAGCTTGGTTTGTACTGTCTTTGCAACTTTTAAACTATTTGCAGATATGACTAGTGTATGTAGAAGAAAACAAGACTTGTGGATATTTTGTCAGACTAATATTTCCTGGATTTTTGCACTCTTATGTTCTAGCAGTATAGGAATTATTCTTTTCTTGTAA
- the LOC123198311 gene encoding SUN domain-containing protein 3-like isoform X2, giving the protein MGFMKVFLPGAECPSVDIGCYSADWNDTRVSGNQKRCEGDDVTLVKEHNLNLSGTVLVKDTPKNDRLVRDVPLGFDEFKNKAINPRGKPAVHQAGSIKYRVEPGGKEYNFASASKGAKLLAANKEAKGAPNILGKDMDKYLRNPCSAEEKFVVIELSEETLVDTIETANLEHHSSNLREFEVLGSLVYPTDSWMLLGNFTAKNIKQSQRFLLKEHKWVRYLKLNFLSHYGSEFYCTLNTVQVYGVDAVEHMLEDLVSVQGSFLSSEESADVPKAIPSQMSHSQTDGQYENLVKEGDITPGPDDSAPKLDASVNDVGDHVGDLRQHPMGKLPGDSAIKILMQKVRALDLNLSVLERYLEELNSRYRNIFTDFEKEIAAKNDLLRKMNTDVMNLGDKNNVIGKQVEDIMSWKSTVSLQIDILNRENAILRLKVERILENQEHMENKEILVLLISLVCTVFATFKLFADMTSVCRRKQDLWIFCQTNISWIFALLCSSSIGIILFL; this is encoded by the exons ATGGGATTCATGAAAGTGTTTCTTCCTGGAGCTGAATGTCCGTCTGTGGATATTGGTTGTTACTCTGCTGATTGGAACGACACGAGGGTCTCTGGCAATCAAAAGAGATGTGAAGGAGATGATGTTACATTAGTCAAAGAGCACAATCTTAATCTCAGTGGAACTGTGTTGGTAAAGGATACACCAAAGAATGATAGGTTGGTCCGTGATGTGCCACTTGGTTttgatgaatttaaaaataaagcgATTAATCCTAGGGGAAAGCCTGCTGTGCATCAAGCTGGAAGCATTAAATACAGAGTAGAGCCCGGTGGGAAGGAGTATAATTTTGCGTCTGCCTCTAAGGGGGCTAAGCTCTTGGCTGCAAACAAGGAAGCAAAGGGGGCACCTAACATCTTGGGCAAAGACATGGACAAATACCTTCGCAATCCTTGCTCAGCTGAGGAGAAATTTGTGGTCATAGAACTTTCTGAAGAAACTTTAGTAGATACCATTGAAACAGCAAATCTTGAGCATCATTCCTCCAACTTGAGGGAATTTGAGGTACTTGGTAGTTTGGTTTATCCAACTGATTCATGGATGTTGCTTGGGAATTTTACtgctaaaaacataaaacaatctCAGAGATTCCTTCTTAAAGAGCATAAGTGGGTGCGCTATCTGAAATTAAATTTCCTTAGCCACTATGGCTCAGAGTTTTACTGCACACTCAATACTGTGCAAGTATATGGAGTTGATGCTGTTGAGCACATGCTAGAGGATTTGGTCTCTGTTCAAGGCAGCTTCCTTTCATCGGAGGAATCAGCTGATGTACCAAAAGCAATTCCTTCACAGATGTCACATTCTCAAACTGATGGTCAGTATGAAAATCTTGTTAAGGAAGGTGACATCACACCTGGTCCTGATGACTCTGCACCAAAACTAGATGCTTCTGTAAATGATGTGGGTGATCATGTTGGAGACTTGCGGCAGCATCCCATGGGAAAATTGCCTGGGGATTCTGCTATCAAGATATTGATGCAAAAGGTGCGAGCATTGGATTTGAATTTGTCTGTCTTGGAGCGATACCTGGAAGAATTGAACTCAAGGTATCGAAACATCTTCACAGattttgagaaagaaattgCAGCAAAGAATGATCTACTAAGAAAGATGAACACAGATGTGATGAATCTTGGTGATAAGAACAACGTAATT GGGAAGCAAGTTGAAGATATCATGTCTTGGAAATCGACCGTTTCATTGCAAATAGATATATTAAACAGAGAAAATGCAATTTTGAG GTTGAAGGTGGAAAGAATATTGGAAAATCAGGAACACATGGAAAATAAGGAGATCCTTGTGCTTCTTATAAGCTTGGTTTGTACTGTCTTTGCAACTTTTAAACTATTTGCAGATATGACTAGTGTATGTAGAAGAAAACAAGACTTGTGGATATTTTGTCAGACTAATATTTCCTGGATTTTTGCACTCTTATGTTCTAGCAGTATAGGAATTATTCTTTTCTTGTAA